The nucleotide sequence tccaggTACCTGTAGAGCACCCTCTATTAACTGAAGATGCCAATTTTAAAGATAGTCTACGTGCCACCAACCAAAGTATGAACACTGTAGGTCTAGATTCTCAGTGTACAATAGTGGGCACTATTGCAAACAAATGACATGATTTTATTCAGTATGCATGCAGCACTGGAAAAAACCTGGTACACACCCTGCTGCTGGGGTAAGAAGAAAATCCATAAAGGTAACACATTATACCggtaatagaaaaataaaacaagtgcTATCCCAAATACTTCATGGCTTTTAGCACCCTCTAGTGACAGAATTTCACGGGGATTATGATGCTCCTACTTTCCATACATGATAAAGGAAGCAGGCACTTGGTTATCTGAGCTGCAATTTACTAACCATTATTTTCCTAATGCAAGTTTTCTAACTAAAATGTGACAAATTATGCTGTTTGATCTTGACACATAATTTCAACCATCAAGCAAAGTGAAAAATCCACACAGACCTAAGCTTTCATTTTAAGTACTGTGCAAGGACAGCTGAGGACAAAAtctttcccacacatggctACACTTAATTTGTAGTTTAGTACGTTTCACATAGGAATAAATGGTCGAACAGTTGACAGTGTTTTTCAGTAAGTTTCACCATGCTGTTACTACAAAAGACAATTCCATTGCTTCATGATGTGCCTCAAATGCCACGATAAAGAGACAAGAGATGCTTGCTTTCAGGCATCCTTTAATGCAGAAAATCTCTCATAGGCCAGATGGGCAATCAAGTAACAACAGTCTTCTACAGCACAATTTCTGCAGTGAAGCAGCACGGTACAGCTTTCAGCCTTGCATACTATTTAAGTGCAAAACTGCAGAGCTCACTGGTTTTACAGGCCTTGTTGATTCTAAAGGTAAATTTTTATATTGTTAGGCAAGAACAGGCTTGCAATGACAATGCTACCAGCAGCATTTAAAACATTATCCTCTCCTAGCTGTTCCTAATGTCCGCTGGAAGCTCAGCCCTGTTCACTGCCAGCTAAGCATTCATGAAAAACATTAACCTACAAATGCATGTTAACCTACAGGAAAGGTTTCAAGTAGTTCAGAGgcattaaaacattaaattgtCAGAGCAGCCTTTGATTAGCCTCCTGATCAGCATCCAATTTGTTTATTTAGCATGTTCTAAAAAAATACCTCAGATTAGTTTGTACAAAGGTGACAGGTGGCTTGGTTTTCTGACAGACtctttgtttggtgtttttgttttgttttacactAATAGATAGTATACTTCTAAAAACATACAAAACTACTTCAGATAGAACAGTTACAGAAGGAACCAATGTTTCACAAAAGCACGATAATTATTTAAGCCCTACTCAAAAAGAGAAATCACTTAGTAAAAGCGGATGGGGGAATGCTGCACATATCCACTATTTCTGATGCACCACCAGAGGAGAGTGTTTCAGCAGTGCAGATGAAATACCTAGACTCTAAACTCTGTTGCAGTACAATGTTAGAACCAGTACCCAATACAAACCTAAAACCTGGTTAAGTTTGACAACACAGACCACTCCCAGAAACTAGTCCAAACTCCCAGTCCCTAAAAGTCCAATCAAAAGTTAGGAATTTTGCTAATGCACTCCATCCCAACAATCTCTCTTACACCAAGGACATAACGGCACCATCAGCATACGATTTAATCCCATTGACAGGAAAACATCAAACTACAGAGACTTTCCTCCCCTTTCAAAGGAAGAACATGATGTTTCTGTCTGTAGAGAGAGATTATAGAGAGGTATGAAAGCTACATGTGAATTGAGTTTCCCAGTTCTGAAAAGACTATTGCTGCATTGTTATTTGGTTTGGCAGAGACATTTTTCAAATGAATTTGCCTGTGTATAATCACACGAAAATAGTTCTGGTCTTACAAAAGTTGTTCTTGCAACACAGCACCAAAGTTATGAAAGGATAACTACTGTTTAAAACCTGCAGCCATAAGAAACAGcatcaaaaagcaaaaaccttTATTTCGTAAATAAAATTGGTATTTCTTGTTTCATAAAAGCTAGTTAAACTAAATTACACTGGATTGCATGCAATTCACTAATGTCATTATATCCTCTGGTATGATAGCTGAGTGCAGAGGACTTGCACATGAAATCAAGATTATCTTGACTCACTGCGCGCACAAAGTGTATGAAAAGTGAATGTTTCAGTGAGTAAAATGTTCAGTATTccttacaaacaaaaaaattcttaacAACTATTAGCTAGAAGATGCTAATTGCATGGAAACAATCCATCATACCTTAAAGGAGGTTTAAACAGCACTTTGTTTGCCAGTTCTCACTCATCCCAGGTACTTAAGGCACACCAGTTTTAATAGACACcatttcacaaaaaaacaaGTGCTATTTAATGTGCGAGATTTTACCTTTCGAGCTTGTTCTTCAGCTCGTTCTTTCTTGATCTTTTCCAGTTCAGCCAGAAGAGCTGCAGTGTCATCGTCATCACTGTCTTCCAAGTCctcatcttcatcatcttccTAATAGCAACAAATGGAAGGCAAGAATCAGctcattcattttctttaataaaaaacgCCCTTGGGCTGCCCAGCTAAGGCTACGATTTGCTGCTGGCTGATTTCTGAAGTACTTGGGTAACAACAAATACAAATAAGGTTTTCGCTCTTTTATAGTAAAgtcaagagaaaaatacatttgttcTTTTGGGATGACTGCAATTAAAAATGCTGTGTAACTGACAGACTCTAGAGAATGGCTGTCCTCAATCACTGTGATACAAGAAATTCTGTGTGCCTGATTATCCTGTCCTATATTGCTGGGACCAAATACCACAGGATTAAAACACCCAGAGCTTATTGTCAAGCCTTTGACTTAACTCTCAGATGTCAGCAATAAGAAGTACATTCAAAGGCAACCATTTGTTGCTCATGCAGACAGTCATTTGCAGGTATCTCAACAGTTCTACCCTTGGGGAATTCCAACTAAGCCAGCGATAATTCCCTGTAAGTGGTATTTTCAGTTTCCTAGATTTTTTGTGCTTTCCAAGAATACCATTACAGCATGGAACAGAATCCTCTGAACCATTCTGGACTTTCACCACAGTACAGAAGctgtaaaaggaaaatacattggAACCTGTCTGAAACCTTTAGGCAACCTAGAAGTACGTATTGCAATAGCAAATCCTTAAGGCAGGGTAACAAAAGGcaagaagacagaaaagaggATACGTACATCAGTAAGAGGATCATCTGCATCAAGATTTGCTGCAGGAATCTGGTCTAGACGAGGCTTCTTAGACACAGAAGATGAAGTTGTATGTTCTATGGTGTAagagttaaaagaaaaagtgtcTAAGTCACTTCTTTAACAGCATCTTATGTCAGAAAGTAAAAATCTTCACAATTTGCCTTGCATTAGAGTAAGAGAAACCAGCTTATGCTTACTTTCCCCCCACTTCTCCATCTTAATGCCCATGTTAATTCCACCCCCTAGGAAGCCTCAAGAGCAGCAATAATATCGCAAACTTAAAGTCTGGTTTCCAGACGTTTTTTGAAGTCATTATTTCAAGAAgtaaaagtacagaaaaaacaaacagatgtGGAgaaatattattatatatatccAATTGGAGGGTCCCTATTTAAGGATTATTCCAAAGCATTACTGTTGGCTAGTTTGTCCAAACCACATGTacttttttctgtgaatttgaAAGCCATGCTTAGCTTCACACCTAAAGCACAAGAGGTTGTACTTTAATactaaaaataagtatttcttAGAAAGCTCTTTGATTTTGTCATTACTTCACCATATCTGAAAAGAATCACATACTTTCAAACAGATTTATTGTTACACCAATGCTGTAGCAGCAGAAGATGAGTCATTActctttctccttcctgttcTCCTCGTCCAATtacaaaaaaaagccctttatTAGCTGTTGCCAATTCATTACCATTATACTGTATCAGCTGGGCATGCTTTTCTACTGGCTGGCCTAGATTTCTGCTAGCATGAAGCCAGCGGACATTCCCTTGCAGGTCAACAGTTCTGAACTATCAGGCCAATACCCTAAATTCTACTCTCATGACATGCTGTCTGAACTACAAACTTCTTACAACATCAAATTTCATGCAAGAGCACTGTTTCACAAAGGCgttaagatttttctttcttggcttTTACCTCTGGTTGGTCTGTCTCTGTTCTTTTCTCTTGCAGCAACTCGCtctctctcctccagctcccttcTGAAATCACGGTTACGCACTTCTTCAGGAGCATCCTGAGTGGTCTGTCTAAAATAACACATGGAAGAAGCCTGAAGTTTGACAGACTGCAGCTGGGGACAATTTTATCATGGAGGCCAGTAAACCTTGGGGTGAACAGGTAAGGATAGGGAACAAGAACTGGGTTCCATGTAAACATATGTGGATTCTCTCTTCAGCAGAGCCCTCCTGTGGTACATGTGCATTGCACACACGGACCTGCCACGCCACACACTCGTACTCCTTCTGGTGGCTCTTAAATCAATGAAAAGATCCCACCTAAATTCCTACAAAACAGGATGATGAGACATCTGTCTGTATTTCACTATGTTGAAATATTCTGTTCTCCAGCAGTCCAATCCCAGTGTCCTAGTGGACATCCACAAACATCAGTCACCTTTTTTCACTGTTCTATCAACCAAAGTTACTGCTGCAAATCCAATCTCTAAGGCTTACAGGTAAGACCAAGACTAAAACATCATTTTCATaaaccttttcttctccatgaGACCAGACCATGACCAATAATAAAAAAGTTGGGAGAACAGGCAAAACACCTTGTAAGTACATGGTCACCCCTCTTTTATATAGTAACATACTGGCAAAAACAATGAACTACATATATCTGAGCCACATTAAGTTCCACCTAGAGGCTGCTGAAATTTTTGTGGATAACTTGAAAAGAACTAGTGAatcaaaacagcttttaaagTGCAAAAGTAAAACCTTAACAGTAATTTCACTGACAAGAATAACATCAATTAGATAAAATGACCATTTTTAGATTgacacatttaatttaaaacctaTCATACTGACTTCcagatttttttactctttcaaAAAGATAAAATCTTATTATGCATTTcaaacagaggaaaatattcCTAAGATGACTTTATCTTTCTCACTGGTTAAATAAATTTCTTCTCCCAAGATCTGAGTAAACCATCTGCAGTTTAACATCAGCTCTTCAAACACATCCCACTATCTGAGTGCTATTCCATGTCTCTCCTGTGTCCTCTTAATGCCCTTACGAAGCAGTCCTTTGCCAAATACATTATgtggttttcctgcttttaagATGTGTTCAATTTCACTTCTCTCATCCCATCTTGCTCTGCAAGTGACAGTACTCCCTGTGGCTCAGCCCCAATGCCAACTCACTTTCCACTTCACTGCCCAAGATGTTCAGTCTCCAAAGCTTGGTTCTTCTGATAATTCATGTGCATAAACAGCAACAAATTATCACTAAAATTCAACCTCCCCAAATCACCTGCACTGCATTTGAACTCCTAGCTCTGCTTTTAAGACACTCACTTTTAGCCCATTTGCTCAGCAATGCTCTGGACCTTGCTCAGTGTTGAGAACATCAACATGTATTGAGAAAATGTTGGAGTACCACTCATAACAAAACAGTCATTCCCAGCCTGCTTTGCCCTAACACTCAAAAAATAATACCAACCTGTATTTGATTTTAGTATGAGAAGGAAGATCTCTGCTAGAATATTGTTTGGATAGCTGGCTTAAGTCTCCTTCacctttccctcttcctcctcttgcaGGTTCAAACGTTGGCCTTGCTGCTGTTGTCATCTTGACTGCTATAGAATCAAGGGATAAAACAAGTTGTTACTACAACTTACAGTGTAGGACACTCATTAGGAGCTACTTTGCTCCTGGAACTGTAGAAGCAGTGACAAGTCCTACTACAGTATACCAGCTGTCACTGAGCTCATCATTCTCAAAATTTAAGTAGCATTTTATTGGCAGAATCTATTCAGGTTTCAAAATAGTCTTTTCCAATATGCTTGAAAGATGATACATGGACTCTAACTTAAATATGAAGCTACCTTTGTAAAGTATATCATAACACCAGCCAGGAACTGATCTCCATCCTTAAAGCAAGCAGTACAGTCTTGTAACTAAACTCTTTCCCCTCCTGAAAAACTGCAGTCAAAAATGACTGCCTATGGGGATGACCCCTTCATTATTCCCCAGACCATTCCTAGGTACCACCACCAGAAATGATCACAGAGACCACAGTGTGCCTAGGATGGTGCTGATCATTAACCACTGATGAACATGAGGCAATGTAAAGTGCAAGGAAAAAAGCTTGGATAAATGGAGAAGTTGTCACCAGCTCTCCCCTAGAAACTGCAGTAAGTCAGCATGTCCTAAAAACCAAACTGGTGGATGCCCAAATTTCTACTATCAGTTATTCTGTGCATAAGAGTGAAACAGGCTCCAACTAGCCTCAGCCACGCAGACACCCTATGAGCATACATAcactgtgctcagcactgcctGATAGGACCTGGAGACCCTGCAAACCCAAACCCCTGTGCCAGCCAAGAGTTTGAGATGGTTAATCAGTGCTGGAAAACACTGCGTGATGGCTATCAGGACATGAGGGAACagcatgaagctgagtcaggggagtTTTGGGTTGGGtgtcaggaaaaggttctttccccagagggtggttgggcactggaacaggctccccacgAAAGTGGTAACAGCCCCAAGCCTGACAGAAttcatttggacaatgctcttgggcacatggtgtgactcttgaggtgtcctgtgcagggtcaggagccGGATTTGGATGAAccttgtgtgtcccttccaattcaggatCTTCTATAATTTTGCAAATGAAACAATTCTCATTTTGGCTTCACCAAGGCATGCATATCCATTAGTCACAGCCTAAAGATATTTAGAACAGGAGAAAGAGACCTGTAGAGATATGTAAAGGTATCAATCCTACCAACCATAAGACTGAATGTTGAAAGGTGAGAAGAGAacctattaaaaatattaagaggcaaaataaacaaaagacaTAGTTTCATTTACTTTCGTGGTACACAAACAAAAGTTATTTATGCTCTGCTCATTTCGTTAATTTGTCACTTTGAATGAGAGCACAAAACAACCAACTTCAGCATCAAAATGATAATATAATGAGTGGCTCAAAGTAACATCCCATCAGGCAGAAAAGTTACTGCCACCGAACTACTactcaaaaccaaaattaacaGAGGGAAACACCTTTGAAAAGAAGTGAGGCAGTAACCAGCCTTAGCTTGTTAATCGATGACAGCTGACATTTTTCAGTGATGCTGTACAAATCAGCTGAAGCTCAGTGAGCCATTTTAGCTCTCTTGGCACACATTCTGCAAAGAAAGTCACTTGCTCCCATAACTTATCTGTCCTAATTATATGTAACAGGGGAATCCACAAAATCAGGTGAAGAATGAGATTTGGGGTGACCGCAGTAGTTTTGGGAAGTATGAACAAATAGTCTGGAAAGCATTCCTGCTTCTCTTAGCTTACAGAATCAGTGAGGTTGGAAAGGATGTCTAAGATTGttgagtccaacctatgaccaaATACAATCTTGTCAACAAGACCAGGGTACTAAATGCCAAAATCCAgtttttccttaaacacctcgagggacagtgactccactcTCTCCTTGGGCAGCTCATTCCAACGTCTAATCACCGTTTCGGTAAAGAAATTCACCCTAATGTCCAGCCTAAACCCTCACTGGCACAACTTCAGGTCACTTTCCCTTTCTGGGAAAAAGAGACCAACGCCCACGTGGCTCCAACTGCCTTTCAGGCAATTGTAGATAGAGATAAGgttcccctgagcctcctcttgtc is from Cinclus cinclus chromosome 2, bCinCin1.1, whole genome shotgun sequence and encodes:
- the CWC15 gene encoding spliceosome-associated protein CWC15 homolog, with amino-acid sequence MTTAARPTFEPARGGRGKGEGDLSQLSKQYSSRDLPSHTKIKYRQTTQDAPEEVRNRDFRRELEERERVAAREKNRDRPTREHTTSSSVSKKPRLDQIPAANLDADDPLTDEDDEDEDLEDSDDDDTAALLAELEKIKKERAEEQARKEQEQKAEEERIRMENILSGNPLLNLTGPAQPQANFKVKRRWDDDVVFKNCAKGIDETKKDKRFVNDTLRSEFHKKFMEKYIK